A section of the Carya illinoinensis cultivar Pawnee chromosome 12, C.illinoinensisPawnee_v1, whole genome shotgun sequence genome encodes:
- the LOC122289952 gene encoding protein HAIKU1-like has protein sequence MDNSKNRHNNDHLGVNKMGKNIKKSPLHQPNFGNNPARQQPQPQVYNISKNDFRNIVQQLTGSPSQESLPRPPNNPPKPQNMRLQKIRPPPLTPINRPHMPPPMPVPAAPPPMMYNNSFVRPGQFGQPSPTPMQPFTPGDPSWPNTAESPISAYMRYLQNSIMDSGPRGNQAQAQSQPQFPGQIQVQPRSTALLPNPSMPALPSPRMNGPAPPMPNLSTPQMNGPALLPSPTSQFLLPSPSGYMNWLSPRSPYPLLSPGMHFPPPSPNFAFSPMAQSGILGPGPQPPLSPGLFPLSPSGFFPILSPRWRDQ, from the coding sequence aTGGACAACTCCAAGAACAGGCATAATAATGATCATTTGGGTGTGAATAAAATGGggaaaaatataaagaagagTCCTTTGCACCAACCAAATTTTGGAAATAATCCTGCTAGGCAACAACCTCAGCCTCAGGTTTACAACATCAGCAAGAACGACTTTCGGAATATTGTTCAGCAGCTTACTGGTTCGCcttctcaagaatctcttcctAGACCCCCAAACAACCCACCTAAACCCCAGAATATGCGGCTGCAGAAAATTCGGCCTCCCCCGTTAACACCCATCAACCGACCTCATATGCCCCCCCCCATGCCGGTCCCTGCTGCTCCTCCACCAATGATGTACAATAATAGCTTTGTCAGACCTGGTCAGTTTGGACAGCCATCGCCCACACCAATGCAACCGTTCACACCTGGGGATCCAAGTTGGCCAAATACAGCCGAGTCTCCTATCTCGGCTTACATGCGGTACCTTCAAAACTCAATAATGGATTCAGGTCCAAGGGGCAACCAAGCTCAAGCTCAATCACAACCGCAGTTTCCAGGTCAAATTCAGGTTCAGCCACGGTCAACTGCTTTACTTCCTAATCCTTCCATGCCTGCTCTCCCATCCCCAAGAATGAATGGTCCTGCGCCACCTATGCCTAATCTCTCTACCCCTCAGATGAATGGTCCTGCTCTTTTGCCCTCTCCAACTTCTCAGTTCCTCTTGCCATCCCCTTCTGGTTATATGAATTGGTTGTCACCGAGATCACCATATCCATTGCTCTCACCTGGGATGCATTTTCCTCCGCCGTCACCCAATTTTGCATTTTCGCCCATGGCTCAATCAGGGATTTTAGGCCCAGGGCCTCAACCTCCACTTTCGCCAGGGCTATTTCCATTATCCCCTTCAGGGTTCTTTCCAATCCTAAGTCCAAGATGGAGGGACCAATAA